From the Manis pentadactyla isolate mManPen7 chromosome 7, mManPen7.hap1, whole genome shotgun sequence genome, one window contains:
- the LOC118918204 gene encoding LOW QUALITY PROTEIN: chemokine-like factor (The sequence of the model RefSeq protein was modified relative to this genomic sequence to represent the inferred CDS: inserted 1 base in 1 codon) — IYKIAQGPEPYXVITRFEVTNIFFFIILYILRLDRLMKCLFWPLLDIINSLVTRIFMAIILVWALVPEASTLTIVGEVFRWAASVCYIPNSTLLTRVFYLIQVVFIRKALFIIKSKVL; from the exons atatataaaattgcACAAGGCCCTGAACCAT ATGTTATCACCCGCTTTGAGGTcaccaatattttctttttcataattttatatatactcAGACTTGATCGAttaatgaaatgtttattttggCCTTTGCTTGATATTATCAACTCACTGGTAACAAGAATATTCATGGCAATCATACTTGTGTGGGCGCTGGTTCCAGAGGCCTCAACATTGACAATAGTTGGAGAGGTATTTAGATGGGCAGCATCAGTGTGCTATATTCCCAACAGCACTTTACTGACCAGAGTCTTCTATTTGATCCAAGTGGTTTTTATCAGAAAAGCACTATTCATTATAAAAAGtaaggttttataa